In Solanum pennellii chromosome 3, SPENNV200, a single window of DNA contains:
- the LOC114076402 gene encoding nuclear transcription factor Y subunit C-2-like — translation MASHSDPVAANAEVAAAVNAEAAAAAATAQPIVNANDYLLQQQLRLFWAAQLQEIIKIRDFREHSLPISRIKKIMKSDKEVRMISAESTILLAKACELFIQELTHRSWLKAQECQRRTLKKIDFFTVLKETELFDFLVDAISMDETEEEAPTYVPGMLGNIPNRIPYCYSPMGPPAPPMAPLAPSIGPPAPSMGSPTPSMGPPTPSMPTPPRGIMGKRAMPWVAPSMHVPPPLYPRQFRWYAAGGNPYATGGSSGQGSGDPQR, via the exons ATGGCAAGTCACTCTGACCCGGTGGCAGCGAATGCAGAGGTGGCGGCGGCAGTGAATGCAGAGGCTGCGGCGGCGGCG GCGACTGCTCAGCCGATTGTGAACGCGAACGATTATCTCCTCCAGCAGCAGTTGCGGTTGTTTTGGGCAGCTCAGCTTCAAGAGATCATAAAGATAAGAGATTTCAGGGAACACAGTCTTCCCATTTCCcgaatcaagaagataatgaaatCGGACAAGGAAGTCCGTATGATTTCTGCTGAATCGACTATTCTGCTTGCTAAGGCATGTGAGCTCTTTATTCAGGAGCTCACCCATCGTTCTTGGCTTAAGGCCCAGGAATGCCAGCGCCGGACTCTGAAAAAGATCGACTTCTTTACAGTGCTTAAGGAGACTGAACTCTTTGATTTCCTTGTGGATGCCATTTCTATGGATGAGACAGAGGAAGAAGCTCCTACTTACGTGCCTGGCATGCTGGGTAACATACCAAATCGTATCCCGTACTGTTACTCACCAATGGGACCTCCTGCTCCACCAATGGCACCTCTTGCTCCATCAATAGGACCTCCTGCCCCATCAATGGGGTCACCTACTCCATCAATGGGGCCACCTACTCCATCAATGCCTACTCCACCCAGGGGGATCATGGGAAAGCGTGCTATGCCTTGGGTTGCACCCTCAATGCACGTCCCGCCTCCGTTGTACCCGCGACAGTTCCGTTGGTATGCTGCTGGCGGTAATCCATATGCTACTGGAGGGAGCAGTGGACAGGGTAGCGGTGATCCTCAAAGGTAA